In Streptomyces capitiformicae, one genomic interval encodes:
- a CDS encoding PaaX family transcriptional regulator, translating to MKPRSIVFDLFGDYVRYRGGDARMRTLSTLMGCFGVGESTVRVVLARLRKEGWFDVRREGRETVYALNKRSLQLLDEGRSRIFDRAPTDWDRHWYMVIYSVPETERGVRDRIRKELAWLGFGPLAPSTYVSPHDRLQQVREKFADEPAVRLDTLRCQSGGLPVDREMAARGWDLAALNEDYRELLRTYRGRMPSYRAGHLSPAEALVERMRLTYDYRKFPFRDPDLPTELLPAGWVGHEAYEMFMEAHDVLGPAAESYYDEVAGTRPG from the coding sequence GTGAAGCCTCGATCGATCGTCTTCGACCTGTTCGGCGACTACGTCCGCTACCGCGGCGGGGACGCCCGGATGCGCACGCTCAGCACGCTGATGGGCTGCTTCGGTGTCGGTGAGAGCACCGTGCGGGTGGTCCTCGCCCGGCTGCGGAAGGAGGGGTGGTTCGATGTCCGGCGGGAGGGCAGGGAGACGGTCTACGCGCTGAACAAGCGCAGTCTCCAGCTCCTCGACGAGGGCCGCTCACGCATCTTCGACCGGGCGCCGACCGACTGGGACCGGCACTGGTACATGGTCATCTACTCGGTTCCCGAGACCGAGCGCGGCGTGCGCGACCGCATCCGCAAGGAGCTGGCCTGGCTGGGCTTCGGCCCCCTGGCCCCGTCCACGTACGTCTCCCCGCACGACCGGCTCCAGCAGGTCCGGGAGAAGTTCGCGGACGAGCCGGCCGTCCGGCTGGACACCCTGCGCTGCCAGTCCGGCGGACTGCCCGTCGACCGCGAGATGGCGGCGCGCGGCTGGGACCTGGCCGCGCTCAACGAGGACTACCGGGAGCTGCTGCGAACCTATCGCGGCCGGATGCCCTCGTACCGGGCCGGGCACCTCAGCCCCGCGGAGGCCCTGGTGGAGCGCATGCGGCTGACGTACGACTACCGCAAGTTCCCCTTCCGCGACCCGGACCTGCCGACCGAGCTCCTCCCGGCGGGGTGGGTGGGCCACGAGGCGTACGAGATGTTCATGGAGGCCCATGATGTGCTCGGCCCGGCCGCCGAGTCCTACTACGACGAGGTGGCCGGGACCCGTCCAGGCTGA
- a CDS encoding FAD-dependent monooxygenase, giving the protein MGGGPGGLFFAALIKQADPSAEVTVFERNRPEDTFGFGVVFSDATLAAIHEADPVLRTALADHGRHWDDIEVRLKGQRVRCGGNGMAAITRKTLLQLLHRRAEEVGVDLRFSHEIPADPEQLADYDLIVAADGANSRFRDRLADVLVPEVEVATAKFIWFGTNYLFDGLTFVHERGPHGTFAVHGYPISDDVSTFIVETDEDSWRRAGLDEFDTAQPPGPSDEKTRHYLEKLFAEQINGHQLLVNNSRWGNFRTRRTHRWHSGNVVLLGDAAHTAHFSVGSGTKMAMEDAVALADSLLAHRDDLPTALEAYEAARRPSVEKIQGAARPSLSWWENFGRYHDAFRPTQFAFHFISRSIGKERIARRDPGFVDRVVRDWRVAHEGSAPLDTPFMEFGGRRLTPAQLAELRGEGSRCLWLTAPDAEAALASSYDQLAAALSREVPPELVAVQHGTPLTRSLLAEQARLVYGVPVLIVEDTMDDDRAETLVLSGRADLVAQADFAGRTDSVGQA; this is encoded by the coding sequence GTGGGAGGCGGCCCAGGTGGGCTGTTCTTCGCGGCGCTCATCAAGCAGGCCGATCCGTCGGCCGAGGTGACGGTCTTCGAGCGGAACCGTCCGGAGGACACCTTCGGCTTCGGCGTGGTGTTCTCCGACGCGACCCTGGCCGCCATCCACGAGGCCGACCCCGTCCTGCGCACCGCACTCGCGGACCACGGCCGGCACTGGGACGACATCGAGGTGCGGCTCAAGGGACAGCGCGTCCGGTGCGGCGGCAACGGCATGGCCGCCATCACCCGCAAGACCCTGCTCCAACTGCTGCACCGGCGGGCGGAGGAGGTCGGCGTCGACCTCCGGTTCAGCCACGAGATCCCCGCCGATCCGGAGCAACTGGCCGACTACGACCTCATCGTGGCCGCCGACGGCGCCAACTCCCGCTTCCGCGACCGGCTCGCCGACGTACTCGTGCCCGAAGTCGAGGTCGCGACCGCCAAGTTCATCTGGTTCGGCACGAACTACCTCTTCGACGGCCTGACCTTCGTCCACGAACGCGGCCCGCACGGCACGTTCGCCGTCCACGGCTACCCGATCAGCGACGACGTCAGCACCTTCATCGTGGAGACCGACGAGGACTCCTGGCGGCGGGCGGGCCTCGACGAGTTCGACACCGCGCAGCCGCCGGGGCCCAGCGACGAGAAGACCAGGCACTACCTGGAGAAGCTCTTCGCCGAGCAGATCAACGGACACCAGCTGCTGGTCAACAACTCACGCTGGGGCAACTTCCGCACCCGCCGCACCCACCGCTGGCACAGCGGCAACGTCGTCCTGCTCGGCGACGCCGCCCACACCGCGCACTTCTCCGTCGGCTCCGGAACCAAGATGGCCATGGAGGACGCCGTCGCCCTCGCCGACAGCCTCCTCGCCCACCGCGACGACCTGCCGACCGCCCTGGAGGCGTACGAGGCCGCCCGCCGGCCCTCGGTCGAGAAGATCCAGGGCGCCGCCCGGCCCAGCCTGTCCTGGTGGGAGAACTTCGGGCGCTACCACGACGCGTTCCGGCCCACCCAGTTCGCCTTCCACTTCATCTCCCGCTCCATCGGCAAGGAGCGGATCGCCCGCCGCGACCCCGGGTTCGTCGACAGGGTCGTACGGGACTGGCGCGTCGCCCACGAGGGATCGGCCCCCCTCGACACCCCGTTCATGGAGTTCGGCGGCCGACGGCTGACCCCGGCCCAGCTCGCGGAGCTGCGCGGCGAGGGCTCCCGCTGCCTGTGGCTCACCGCGCCCGACGCGGAGGCCGCACTCGCCTCGTCGTACGACCAGTTGGCCGCGGCCCTGAGCCGTGAGGTGCCGCCCGAGCTCGTCGCCGTACAGCACGGAACCCCGCTCACCCGCTCCCTGCTCGCCGAACAGGCCCGGCTGGTGTACGGCGTCCCCGTGCTGATCGTGGAGGACACGATGGACGACGACCGGGCCGAAACCCTGGTGCTGTCGGGGCGGGCCGATCTGGTGGCCCAGGCCGACTTCGCGGGCCGGACCGACTCGGTGGGGCAGGCGTGA
- a CDS encoding acetate--CoA ligase family protein has protein sequence MDLNLTPLFAPEGVVVIGASRQAGKLGAAMARSLAPFPGARALVNARRPDPAEGVYASVAEAAAYLEGRLDLAVLCVPAPGCAEALAEAAAAGCRAALVCSGGFGEAGPEGEEYADELRRVARETGIRLLGPNTSGFFAPHLGLTASFVPAAGQLPAGDIAVVAASGGVNHALSFDLVAAGNGISLGVGIGAGLDVTAADVLEHLAEDDRTTAVALHLETVPDGPRLVAAVRRVAAAKPVVALVVGRSDIGDFARSHTGALATSWRTTRAALRQAGAVVVDDERELVDALTALSRIRLRPQLAPGLGIVTAQAGPGLLLADRAGTDGIPVPELSTTTRRALSELLPPLTYQRNPVDTGRPAETFDRVLATTAADPAVVLLAVYALTEPDSVDLASAAQAAGLGADSPAVVVVGGLPEDVTEQRARLHKAGVPALTGPAAAANAVRALVRDARGRALRGEAGEMSPALGGEAHASSPVPAGPLDEDAAKTFLAGLGIRTPDRVACDDRAQAHQALRRLGGPVAVKVLDAAILHKTEIGGVHLGVRTAEELDVALDAIGPDRRYLVEAMAPAGVDLVLGVRRVPVFGPVVLAGLGGTAAEALADVAIRLAPLPVTEAATMPDELAARALLDGWRGGPVLDRAEFGRVAATLAAALAASPRTAEIEINPLRLTADGLIALDAVIVPMPTVPMPTVPTPTVPTPTKENDHA, from the coding sequence ATGGATCTCAACCTCACTCCGCTGTTCGCGCCCGAGGGCGTCGTCGTGATCGGTGCCTCGCGGCAGGCCGGGAAGCTCGGTGCCGCCATGGCCCGTTCCCTGGCTCCCTTCCCCGGCGCCCGCGCCCTGGTCAACGCGCGCCGCCCCGACCCCGCCGAGGGCGTGTACGCCTCCGTCGCCGAGGCCGCCGCGTACCTCGAGGGACGGCTCGACCTCGCCGTTCTGTGCGTGCCCGCGCCCGGCTGTGCGGAAGCGCTGGCCGAGGCGGCCGCCGCCGGCTGCCGTGCCGCGCTGGTCTGCTCAGGCGGCTTCGGCGAGGCGGGCCCGGAGGGCGAGGAGTACGCGGACGAACTGCGCCGCGTGGCCCGGGAGACGGGGATCCGGCTGCTCGGCCCCAACACCTCCGGCTTCTTCGCGCCCCACCTCGGTCTGACCGCCAGCTTCGTCCCCGCCGCCGGACAGCTCCCGGCCGGAGACATCGCCGTCGTCGCGGCCAGCGGCGGCGTCAACCACGCCCTCTCCTTCGACCTGGTCGCCGCCGGGAACGGGATCAGCCTCGGTGTCGGCATCGGGGCGGGCCTCGACGTCACCGCCGCGGACGTCCTGGAGCACCTCGCGGAGGACGACCGTACGACGGCTGTCGCCCTGCACCTGGAGACGGTGCCGGACGGACCCCGCCTGGTGGCGGCCGTGCGCAGGGTGGCCGCCGCGAAACCGGTCGTGGCGCTGGTCGTCGGCCGCAGTGACATCGGTGACTTCGCCCGGTCGCACACCGGCGCGCTCGCCACGTCCTGGCGTACGACACGAGCCGCGCTGCGGCAGGCCGGGGCGGTGGTCGTGGACGACGAGCGGGAGCTGGTCGACGCGCTCACCGCGCTCTCCCGTATCCGGTTGCGCCCCCAACTCGCCCCGGGGCTCGGCATCGTGACCGCCCAGGCGGGACCGGGGCTGCTCCTGGCGGACCGGGCGGGCACCGACGGCATCCCCGTACCGGAGCTGAGCACGACCACGCGGCGCGCGCTGAGCGAGCTGCTGCCGCCGCTCACCTACCAGCGCAACCCGGTCGACACCGGCCGCCCCGCCGAGACATTCGACCGCGTACTCGCCACCACCGCCGCCGACCCCGCGGTGGTCCTCCTCGCCGTCTACGCCCTGACCGAGCCCGACAGCGTCGACCTCGCCTCCGCCGCCCAGGCCGCCGGCCTCGGCGCCGATTCCCCGGCCGTGGTGGTCGTCGGCGGCCTCCCCGAGGACGTCACCGAACAACGCGCCCGCCTGCACAAGGCCGGCGTCCCGGCGCTCACCGGCCCGGCAGCCGCCGCCAACGCGGTACGGGCGCTGGTGAGGGACGCGCGGGGGAGGGCCCTGCGGGGCGAGGCGGGCGAGATGTCACCGGCACTGGGAGGCGAGGCCCACGCGTCCTCGCCCGTACCCGCCGGCCCTCTCGACGAGGACGCCGCCAAGACCTTCCTCGCCGGACTCGGTATCCGCACCCCCGACCGCGTCGCCTGTGACGACCGTGCCCAGGCCCATCAGGCACTGCGCCGGCTGGGCGGCCCCGTCGCCGTCAAGGTGCTCGACGCCGCGATCCTGCACAAGACGGAGATCGGCGGGGTCCACCTGGGCGTACGCACCGCCGAGGAGCTCGACGTGGCGCTGGACGCCATCGGCCCCGATCGCCGCTACCTCGTCGAGGCGATGGCCCCGGCCGGCGTCGACCTCGTGCTCGGGGTGCGGCGTGTCCCGGTGTTCGGGCCGGTCGTGTTGGCGGGGCTGGGCGGTACGGCCGCCGAGGCGCTCGCCGACGTGGCGATCCGGCTCGCCCCGCTGCCCGTGACCGAGGCCGCCACGATGCCCGACGAACTGGCCGCCCGTGCCCTGCTCGACGGCTGGCGCGGCGGGCCGGTACTGGACCGCGCCGAGTTCGGACGCGTCGCCGCCACGCTCGCCGCCGCCCTGGCTGCGAGCCCGAGGACCGCCGAGATCGAGATCAACCCGCTGCGGCTCACGGCCGACGGACTGATCGCCCTGGACGCCGTGATCGTGCCCATGCCCACCGTGCCCATGCCCACCGTGCCCACGCCCACCGTGCCCACGCCCACCAAGGAGAACGACCATGCCTAG
- a CDS encoding (2,3-dihydroxybenzoyl)adenylate synthase yields MPRPSSDGAVPWPAEYAERYTAKGYWEGIALGDRLHAAADAAPDTIAVVDGDRRVTYRQLAEQADAAALRLAALGLRPDDRIVVQLPNTVEFVILTYACLRLGVIPVMALPGHRRHEIGHLVEHSEAVAIAVPDVLKDHDHQSMAFEIADASSTLAHILVLGDKVGDSAVDLRELCAAPDTRDARGAMDAYRPDSRSIAVFLLSGGTTGLPKLIARTHDDYLYNARRSAEVCELGPDTVYFAALPLGHNFPLACPGLLGTLLNGGRVVLGSPNPDKAFPIVEREGVTVSALVPAIAQRWLDHHREHPGHDLSSLRLLQVGGSRLADHVARRVRPELGCTLQQVFGMAEGLLNYTRLDDPEDVICTTQGRPMCDDDELLVVDELGNPLPEGSPGVLLTRGPYTPRGYYRAEEQNARAFTEDGWYRTGDIVRLRPDGNLVVEGRDKDMIIRGGENISAEEIENFAYQTPGVARAAAVAMPDDRLGERVCLYVVPEPDHTVTLDDIHHVMERAGTARFKFPDRLVTVPELLATKVGKIDKKALRADIARRLDAEGTPDDH; encoded by the coding sequence ATGCCTAGGCCTAGCAGCGACGGAGCTGTGCCCTGGCCGGCGGAGTACGCCGAGCGCTACACCGCGAAGGGCTACTGGGAGGGCATCGCCCTCGGCGACCGGCTGCACGCCGCCGCCGACGCGGCCCCCGACACGATCGCGGTCGTCGACGGCGACCGGAGGGTGACGTACCGGCAGCTCGCCGAGCAGGCGGACGCCGCGGCGCTGCGCCTGGCCGCGCTGGGCCTGCGGCCGGACGACCGGATCGTGGTGCAGCTGCCCAACACGGTCGAGTTCGTGATCCTCACCTACGCGTGCCTGCGCCTCGGCGTCATCCCGGTGATGGCGCTGCCCGGCCATCGCAGACACGAGATCGGTCATCTCGTGGAGCACAGCGAGGCGGTGGCCATCGCGGTGCCGGACGTCCTGAAGGACCACGACCATCAGTCCATGGCGTTCGAGATCGCTGACGCCTCATCAACTCTCGCCCACATCCTGGTCCTTGGCGACAAGGTGGGCGACAGCGCCGTGGACCTGCGCGAACTGTGCGCCGCGCCCGACACCCGGGACGCGCGGGGCGCCATGGACGCCTACCGGCCCGACAGCCGTTCCATCGCCGTCTTCCTGCTCTCCGGCGGCACCACCGGACTGCCCAAGCTGATCGCCCGCACGCACGACGACTACCTCTACAACGCCCGCCGCAGCGCCGAGGTCTGCGAACTCGGCCCCGACACGGTGTACTTCGCCGCCCTGCCCCTCGGACACAACTTCCCCCTCGCCTGCCCGGGCCTGCTCGGGACGCTGCTGAACGGCGGCCGGGTCGTCCTCGGTTCGCCCAACCCGGACAAGGCGTTCCCGATCGTCGAGCGTGAGGGCGTCACGGTGAGCGCCCTGGTGCCCGCCATCGCCCAGCGCTGGCTGGACCACCACCGGGAGCACCCCGGGCACGACCTGAGTTCGCTGCGTCTCCTCCAGGTCGGCGGCTCCCGCCTCGCCGACCACGTCGCCCGCCGCGTCCGCCCCGAACTGGGCTGCACACTCCAGCAGGTGTTCGGCATGGCCGAGGGTCTCCTCAACTACACCCGCCTGGACGACCCCGAGGACGTCATCTGTACGACGCAGGGACGCCCCATGTGCGACGACGACGAGCTTCTCGTCGTGGACGAACTGGGCAACCCGCTCCCGGAGGGGAGCCCCGGTGTGCTGCTCACCCGGGGCCCGTACACCCCGCGCGGCTACTACCGGGCCGAGGAGCAGAACGCCCGCGCGTTCACCGAGGACGGCTGGTACCGCACCGGCGACATCGTGCGGCTGCGGCCCGACGGCAACCTCGTCGTCGAGGGCCGCGACAAGGACATGATCATCCGGGGCGGGGAGAACATCTCCGCCGAGGAGATCGAGAACTTCGCGTACCAGACCCCGGGCGTGGCCCGCGCCGCAGCCGTGGCCATGCCCGACGACCGACTCGGTGAGCGGGTCTGCCTCTACGTCGTACCGGAACCCGATCACACCGTCACCCTCGACGACATCCACCACGTCATGGAGCGCGCGGGCACCGCCCGCTTCAAGTTCCCGGACCGGCTGGTGACCGTCCCCGAACTCCTCGCCACCAAGGTCGGAAAGATCGACAAGAAGGCCCTGCGCGCCGACATCGCGCGCCGCCTCGACGCCGAAGGAACCCCCGATGACCACTGA
- a CDS encoding cupin domain-containing protein, with translation MTTDADGTTPATATASVPVIAPDETDPDLRKLYDGFAAAGLIPLWTEIGDLMPLTPRPGAVPHVWQWDTLLPLARRSGDLVPVGRGGERRAIALANPGLPGRPYATPNLWAAIQYLGPREVAPAHRHSQGAFRFILEGEGVWTVVNGDAVEMRPGDLLLTPSMHWHGHHHVGDEPMVWLDGLDIPLVHRLDAGFFEFGEDGVSDRSTPSRSRNERLWGHPGLRPIAAPDTPNSPLMAYRWADTDDALTAQLELEDEGHPGVIEPGRAGIRFTNPATGRDALASLRTEMHRLRPGTTTATRRTVGSSVWQVFRGNGTVTLDDRVIEVAAGDLIAVPSWCALTIAADTRLDLFTFNDAPLYEALNLARTETTTRTETTTRTETTGSTTA, from the coding sequence ATGACCACTGACGCCGACGGCACCACGCCGGCCACAGCCACCGCCTCCGTGCCGGTCATAGCCCCGGACGAGACCGACCCCGACCTGCGGAAGCTGTACGACGGATTCGCGGCGGCCGGGCTCATCCCGCTGTGGACCGAGATCGGCGACCTGATGCCGCTCACCCCGCGGCCCGGCGCCGTACCGCACGTCTGGCAGTGGGACACCCTGCTGCCGCTCGCCCGCCGGTCCGGCGACCTGGTGCCGGTCGGGCGCGGCGGCGAACGCCGGGCCATCGCGCTCGCCAACCCGGGCCTGCCGGGACGCCCGTACGCGACTCCCAACCTGTGGGCGGCGATCCAGTATCTGGGCCCGCGCGAGGTCGCCCCCGCGCACCGGCACTCGCAGGGTGCGTTCCGGTTCATCCTGGAGGGCGAGGGCGTGTGGACGGTCGTCAACGGCGACGCGGTCGAGATGCGCCCCGGCGACCTCCTCCTCACCCCGTCGATGCACTGGCACGGCCACCACCACGTCGGCGACGAGCCCATGGTCTGGCTCGACGGCCTCGACATCCCGCTCGTCCACCGACTCGACGCCGGGTTCTTCGAGTTCGGCGAGGACGGCGTGTCGGACCGCTCGACCCCGTCCCGGTCACGCAACGAGCGGCTGTGGGGTCATCCCGGACTGCGCCCGATCGCGGCCCCGGACACCCCCAACTCCCCGCTCATGGCCTACCGTTGGGCCGACACCGACGACGCCCTCACCGCCCAGCTGGAGCTGGAGGACGAAGGACACCCCGGCGTCATCGAGCCCGGCCGCGCGGGCATCCGCTTCACCAACCCCGCCACCGGCCGCGACGCCCTCGCCAGCCTGCGCACCGAGATGCACCGGCTGCGCCCGGGCACCACCACGGCCACCCGCCGCACCGTCGGCTCCTCGGTCTGGCAGGTGTTCCGCGGCAACGGCACCGTCACCCTCGACGACCGGGTGATCGAGGTGGCCGCCGGCGACCTGATCGCCGTGCCCTCCTGGTGCGCCCTCACCATCGCCGCGGACACCCGGCTCGACCTGTTCACCTTCAACGACGCGCCCCTCTACGAGGCGCTCAACCTCGCCCGTACGGAAACGACCACCCGCACCGAAACGACCACCCGCACCGAAACGACCGGGAGCACGACCGCATGA
- a CDS encoding fumarylacetoacetate hydrolase family protein, with translation MKLATIRTANEVRWGSPRPKAGGGTAAVRLDGDRAVEVGAPDVATLLRRPDWRTAAAAADGPAHDAAALDLAPVVTTPAKIFCVGHNYRTHIAEMGREMPSHPALFAKFANCLLGARDDIVHPGETEELDWEAELGFVIGSRLPRRATSQEAAAAIAGYTVVNDISMRDWQWRTPQWLQGKAWEASTPAGPWLVTGDEIDDAADLEIRLEVEGEVMQRSRTSDLLFTPADIAAYLSTFTTLEPGDLVLTGTPGGVGAARDPKVFLKPGQVVRTVVEGIGECVNTVVEDKP, from the coding sequence ATGAAGCTCGCCACCATCCGCACCGCGAACGAAGTGAGATGGGGGTCCCCCCGGCCGAAGGCTGGGGGAGGCACGGCGGCCGTCCGTCTCGACGGCGACCGTGCCGTGGAGGTCGGCGCCCCCGACGTCGCCACCCTGCTGCGCCGCCCCGACTGGCGTACGGCCGCGGCCGCCGCCGACGGCCCCGCGCACGACGCGGCCGCCCTCGACCTCGCCCCCGTCGTCACGACCCCGGCCAAGATCTTCTGCGTGGGCCACAACTACCGCACCCACATCGCGGAGATGGGCCGCGAGATGCCGTCGCACCCCGCCCTCTTCGCCAAGTTCGCCAACTGTCTGCTCGGCGCCCGCGACGACATCGTCCACCCGGGCGAGACGGAAGAGCTGGACTGGGAGGCCGAACTCGGCTTCGTCATCGGCTCCCGGCTGCCCCGCCGGGCCACCAGCCAGGAGGCGGCGGCCGCGATCGCCGGCTACACCGTCGTCAACGACATCTCCATGCGGGACTGGCAGTGGCGCACCCCGCAGTGGCTGCAGGGCAAGGCGTGGGAGGCCAGCACCCCGGCCGGGCCCTGGCTGGTCACCGGCGACGAGATCGACGACGCGGCCGACCTGGAGATCCGACTGGAGGTCGAGGGCGAGGTCATGCAACGCTCACGCACCTCCGACCTGCTGTTCACCCCGGCGGACATCGCCGCGTACCTCAGCACGTTCACGACCCTGGAGCCGGGCGACCTCGTCCTCACCGGCACGCCCGGCGGGGTGGGCGCGGCCCGCGACCCCAAGGTGTTCCTGAAGCCGGGCCAGGTCGTGCGGACGGTCGTCGAGGGCATCGGGGAGTGCGTCAACACGGTCGTCGAGGACAAGCCGTGA
- a CDS encoding maleylpyruvate isomerase family mycothiol-dependent enzyme, which translates to MKVLDWVADGQARLRRAVDALPPDAVTEPSALPGWTRGHLLTHLARNADALVNLLTWARTGIPTPMYASPDQRATDIEAGAGRPLAEQRADVRESAERFRKAAEALSDDDWSATVTSGQGREIPASEVPWLRAREVWIHLVDLRVGVGMDVLPPDLAWALVRDVAGWMTARVAPGTGVELSAEGHGSLTLGTGPVGATVSGPPHALAAWLTGRGTAEDLHVTGELPDIPTWL; encoded by the coding sequence GTGAAGGTGCTCGACTGGGTCGCGGACGGGCAGGCACGGCTCCGGCGGGCGGTCGACGCGCTGCCGCCGGACGCCGTCACCGAACCGTCCGCCCTCCCCGGCTGGACCCGCGGCCACCTCCTCACCCACCTCGCCCGCAACGCCGACGCCCTGGTCAACCTGCTGACCTGGGCCCGCACGGGAATCCCCACCCCCATGTACGCCTCACCGGACCAACGGGCCACGGACATCGAGGCCGGCGCGGGCCGCCCGCTCGCCGAACAGCGGGCAGACGTACGGGAGTCCGCCGAGCGTTTCCGGAAGGCCGCCGAGGCGCTGTCGGACGACGACTGGTCGGCCACCGTCACCAGCGGGCAGGGCCGCGAGATCCCGGCGTCCGAGGTGCCGTGGCTGCGCGCCCGCGAGGTCTGGATCCACCTGGTCGACCTGCGGGTCGGCGTCGGCATGGACGTCCTGCCCCCCGACCTCGCCTGGGCCCTCGTACGCGATGTGGCCGGGTGGATGACGGCCCGCGTCGCCCCGGGCACCGGCGTCGAGCTGAGCGCGGAGGGCCACGGCAGCCTCACGCTCGGCACCGGCCCCGTCGGCGCCACGGTCTCCGGACCGCCGCACGCCCTGGCCGCGTGGCTCACCGGCCGGGGCACTGCTGAAGACCTGCACGTCACGGGTGAACTCCCCGACATCCCGACCTGGTTGTGA
- a CDS encoding alpha/beta fold hydrolase, which yields MHTPTLAGLGEGDDPTDVTLTDCVDSLVEYIERAGLEDVTLVGHSWGGYVLVAAAPRLASRLRRLVFWSAFVPNDGESLIDACPPHYGEMFRAVAAASGNNGVMFPFEVFQQAFMQDADDETQRIVHSLLVPQPLGTFTEKPDTRAFYALDIPTAHVLSTEDLSLPGEWHWAERFPQRLKNPLMIETPGSHESLFTRPAELADAFVRACAV from the coding sequence GTGCACACCCCCACACTGGCCGGGCTCGGCGAGGGCGACGACCCGACCGACGTGACCCTGACCGACTGCGTCGACAGCCTCGTGGAGTACATCGAGCGCGCCGGTCTGGAGGACGTCACGCTGGTCGGCCACAGCTGGGGCGGTTATGTGCTGGTGGCTGCGGCGCCTCGGCTCGCTTCCCGCCTGCGGCGGCTGGTCTTCTGGAGCGCGTTCGTGCCGAACGACGGCGAGTCGCTGATCGACGCGTGCCCTCCGCACTACGGCGAGATGTTCCGTGCCGTGGCGGCCGCCTCCGGCAACAACGGGGTGATGTTCCCGTTCGAGGTGTTCCAGCAGGCGTTCATGCAGGACGCCGACGACGAGACACAGCGGATCGTCCATTCCCTGCTCGTGCCGCAGCCGCTCGGCACGTTCACGGAGAAGCCGGACACGAGAGCCTTCTACGCCCTCGACATACCCACCGCCCACGTCCTGTCCACCGAGGACCTCTCCCTCCCCGGCGAGTGGCACTGGGCCGAGCGGTTCCCCCAGCGTCTGAAGAACCCGCTGATGATCGAGACCCCCGGCAGCCACGAGTCCCTCTTCACCCGCCCCGCCGAACTCGCCGACGCGTTCGTCCGGGCCTGCGCGGTCTAG